The following proteins are co-located in the Enoplosus armatus isolate fEnoArm2 chromosome 10, fEnoArm2.hap1, whole genome shotgun sequence genome:
- the septin6 gene encoding septin-6 isoform X3: protein MASTEIARQAGEGARAVPLAGHVGFDSMPDQLVNKSVNHGFCFNILCVGETGLGKSTLMDTLFNTKFEGEPTQHNQPGVTLKSNTYELQESNVRLKLTVVNTVGFGDQINKEDSYKSIVEFIDAQFEAYLQEELKIKRTLHSYHDTRIHACLYFIAPTGHSLKSLDLVTMKKLDSKVNIIPIIAKSDAISKSELAKFKIKITSELVSNGVQIYQFPTDDESVAEINSTMNSHLPFAVVGSTEEVKIGNKMVKARQYPWGTVQVENENHCDFVKLREMLIRVNMEDLREQTHTRHYELYRRCKLEEMGFKDTDPDSKPFSLQETYEAKRNEFMGELQKKEEEMRQMFVQRVKEKEAELKEAEKELHEKFDRLKKLHQDEKKKVEEKKKSLDDELNMFKQKKTAAELLQNQAQQAGGSTTLKRDKERKN from the exons ATGGCGTCAACTGAGATAGCGAGGCAAGCG ggTGAAGGTGCTCGTGCTGTCCCTCTGGCAGGCCATGTCGGCTTTGACAGCATGCCTGACCAGCTGGTCAACAAGTCTGTCAACCACGGGTTCTGCTTTAACATCCTCTGTGTTG GCGAGACGGGTCTGGGGAAGTCCACCCTGATGGACACGTTGTTCAACACCAAGTTTGAGGGCGAGCCCACTCAGCACAACCAGCCAGGGGTCACGCTCAAGTCCAACACCTATGAACTCCAGGAGAGTAACGTGCGCCTCAAACTCACTGTCGTCAACACCGTGGGCTTCGGAGACCAGATAAACAAAGAAGACAG CTACAAGTCGATTGTGGAGTTCATTGATGCGCAGTTTGAAGCATATCTACAGGAGGAGCTGAAAATCAAGCGCACGCTACACAGCTACCACGACACCCGCATCCACGCATGCCTGTACTTCATCGCCCCCACGGGACACTCGCTCAAATCCCTGGACTTGGTGACCATGAAGAAACTTGATAGCAAG GTCAATATTATCCCAATCATTGCCAAGTCGGACGCCATCTCCAAGAGCGAGCTGGccaaattcaaaatcaaaatcaccAGTGAGCTGGTCAGCAATGGAGTGCAGATCTACCAGTTCCCCACTGATGACGAGTCCGTGGCAGAGATCAACTCCACCATGAAC AGCCATTTGCCATTTGCCGTGGTGGGGAGCACGGAGGAAGTGAAGATTGGGAACAAGATGGTGAAGGCCCGGCAGTACCCCTGGGGGACGGTGCAGG TGGAAAATGAGAATCACTGTGACTTCGTCAAACTGCGAGAAATGCTGATCAGAGTGAACATGGAGGACCTGCGAGAGCAGACTCACACGCGTCATTATGAGCTCTACCGCCGCTGCAAACTGGAGGAGATGGGCTTTAAGGACACAGACCCTGACAGCAAGCCCTTCAG TCTTCAGGAGACATATGAAGCCAAGAGGAACGAGTTCATGGGTGAGCtgcagaagaaagaagaggagatgaggcAAATGTTCGTCCAACGAGTCAAAGAGAAGGAGGCTGAGCtcaaagaagcagaaaaagag CTGCACGAGAAGTTTGACCGTTTGAAGAAGCTCCACCaggatgagaaaaagaaagtggaggagaagaagaagtccCTGGACGACGAGCTCAACATgttcaaacagaaaaagactGCTGCAGAGCTCTTGCAGAACCAAGCCCAGCAGGCAGGGGGCTCCACCACACTCaagagggacaaagagaggaaaaa CTGA
- the nkrf gene encoding NF-kappa-B-repressing factor: MAEGTDTGEMPSFDPSPSSEAKKRPTSSDGRDEPMRKMPVSKFGSRPRFEPVHFVSGGSSGGSGADEKENDKERRRSESYGVRQWDSEHSSYGSTSRAQGSSSLRPAFDRVPSYSSDSWGSHRDRDRDREIFSGSTSGLGYGGRGSSSSNFMAKTQQDYVNKYEAHTSRNSDSYSQPHRYNGYQGGSRSGGWDSGRQGLGYSHQDRPSSSRPFCRVYNSPGRSSPTTSQSGSSSQPLPVSQSTLDEKQRLIANVASALAVAFRDPMFMTGSESPNYNFMLSRSIQACKTNPEYIYVNLKDIPQADLPKNRKVPTDGYACELRCQGVYLATGYSGSKNGARDRASEQAVKLFLKPVEVRVVQRKYRHSVVNDIVVCQMHSPTPAFLPALRNPEDKPTPSSKGQYEPDKRKHWTEFVVMDNAHDAICILNNSAAFNRMKIDYKFDLLPNSSAWLCSVFLQDELVAQATGTKKSSKHAAAEEAVRKLRMNQAQRQQQQQQQQQQQQQQQQQQQQQSQYSRGNNQSDSGGRFGQQGGKKKHLSELVILENSDNAICIINDTAQFNKVTADYKFTVLPDHRWRCEVYLEGQYVAAGIGPKKIVKHIAAEEALATLRQTQAVVKSNLRKEGHNDAISRSQILARSGEEATRQEIKEDNIGNQLLRKMGWKGGGLGRDGEGIAEPIRVKEQFSREGLGMDTDKTGNQLSKRDIEDIIRNYASSDRQDDLRFSTDLTNDERKQIHQISQKYGLRSKSYGQGRQRFLVVSRKVHKDQLIGQLLQEGQVGRYELVKPQASH, translated from the exons ATGGCAGAAGGGACTGACACTGGCGAAATGCCCTCCTTTGACCCAAGTCCTAGTTCTGAAGCAAAAAAGAGACCTACTTCTTCTGATGGCA GAGACGAGCCCATGAGGAAAATGCCTGTGTCAAAATTTGGTTCCAGACCTCGGTTTGAGCCTGTACActttgtcagtggtggaagcAGTGGAGGAAGTGGCGCTGATGAGAAGGAGAATGATAAGGAGCGCAGGAGGAGTGAGTCGTACGGTGTGAGACAGTGGGACTCTGAACACTCTTCCTACGGCAGCACCAGCAGAGCGCAGGGCTCTTCCTCCCTGAGGCCGGCTTTTGACAGAGTGCCATCGTACAGTTCTGACTCTTGGGGTTCCCatagagatagagacagagatcGAGAGATTTTTTCAGGTAGTACAAGTGGGTTGGGTTATGGAGGACGAGGGTCCTCTTCTTCAAACTTCATggcaaaaacacagcaggactATGTAAACAAGTATGAAGCCCACACCTCTCGAAATTCAGATTCCTATTCTCAGCCTCACAGATACAATGGATACCAGGGAGGGAGCAGATCAGGAGGCTGGGATTCGGGGCGTCAGGGTTTGGGGTACAGTCATCAAGACCGGCCTTCATCAAGCAGGCCATTCTGCAGAGTCTACAACAGCCCGGGCAGGAGCAGTCCCACCACTTCTCAGTCGGGCTCTTCATCACAGCCTCTACCTGTATCTCAGTCAACATTAGATGAGAAGCAAAGGCTGATTGCCAATGTAGCATCTGCGTTGGCTGTTGCTTTTAGGGACCCTATGTTCATGACTGGAAGTGAGTCGCCAAACTATAATTTCATGTTGAGCCGGAGCATTCAGGCCTGCAAGACTAATCCTGAGTATATTTATGTCAACCTGAAGGATATTCCTCAGGCTGACCTACCGAAGAATAGGAAAGTACCAACAGACGGTTATGCCTGTGAACTGAGATGCCAGGGTGTGTATCTTGCCACTGGATACTCTGGGAGTAAAAATGGAGCGAGGGATCGGGCTTCTGAGCAGGCTGTAAAACTCTTCCTGAAACCAGTCGAGGTTCGTGTGGTGCAGCGAAAATACAGACACTCAGTGGTCAATGACATAGTCGTGTGCCAGATGCACAGCCCAACCCCGGCCTTTTTACCTGCACTCCGCAACCCAGAGGATAAGCCGACACCCAGCTCTAAGGGCCAATACGAGCCTGACAAACGGAAGCACTGGACAGAGTTTGTGGTTATGGACAATGCTCACGACGCCATCTGCATACTCAACAATTCTGCGGCTTTTAATCGCATGAAGATAGACTACAAGTTCGACCTGCTCCCCAACAGCAGTGCTTGgctgtgcagtgttttcctGCAGGATGAGCTGGTGGCGCAGGCAACAGGCACTAAAAAGAGCTCAAAGCATGCAGCGGCTGAAGAGGCAGTCAGGAAACTTCGCATGAACCAGGCGCAacgacaacagcagcagcaacagcagcagcagcagcagcagcaacagcaacaacagcaacaacaacagtcacaatACTCCAGAGGAAATAATCAGTCCGATTCTGGTGGACGCTTTGGGCAACAGGGTGGCAAAAAGAAACATCTGAGCGAGTTGGTTATCCTGGAAAACTCTGACAATGCAATCTGTATCATTAATGACACAGCTCAGTTTAATAAAGTGACTGCTGATTACAAGTTCACGGTTCTGCCTGATCATCGCTGGAGGTGTGAAGTTTACTTGGAAGGACAGTATGTGGCAGCAGGAATTGGGCCCAAGAAAATAGTGAAGCACATTGCAGCAGAGGAGGCCTTAGCCACGTTGAGACAGACGCAGGCTGTGGTCAAATCCAACCTACGAAAGGAGGGTCACAACGACGCCATATCCCGATCCCAGATCCTGGCTCGCTCCGGTGAAGAGGCCACAAGGCAGGAGATTAAGGAAGACAACATTGGAAACCAGCTGCTCCGCAAGATGGGCTGGAAAGGAGGTGGTCTGGGCCGAGATGGGGAAGGCATCGCAGAACCAATCAGAGTGAAGGAGCAGTTCTCCAGAGAAGGGTTGGGTATGGACACGGACAAAACTGGCAACCAGCTCAGCAAGCGTGACATTGAGGACATCATTCGTAACTATGCCAGCTCTGACCGCCAGGATGATCTTCGTTTCTCAACTGACCTCACCAATGATGAACGCAAGCAGATCCACCAGATATCTCAGAAATACGGCCTAAGAAGCAAGTCATACGGACAGGGACGGCAGCGGTTCCTTGTTGTCAGTCGCAAAGTACACAAAGACcagctgattggtcagcttTTACAGGAAGGACAGGTGGGACGGTATGAGCTGGTGAAACCCCAGGCCTCTCACTAA
- the sowahd gene encoding ankyrin repeat domain-containing protein SOWAHD, producing the protein MYESRSDDAGRDSTGSEPAVSNADAHGSRTSRQGSVVERLSRYGMQVMPSAFQRRSRLQRQQEVTDSSAPGGLQTEATERGSLTPAMRKNYLKELLLNNPSHSGFSSVLSSSHTHSVSSEQDADWALNPMEHAWMLSAVEGNYETILEFISADPYLLARKDFISGYSVLHWLAKRGQDEILLKLLRYADSAGIPVNVNLRGSGGLTPLHVASMHRQYMVIKLLVGAFGANVDAMDYNGKRAWQYLKADAPPEMKELLGTWDDEHSCGCAQNANKNVNNNIAGEVNLSAHDEVDAGETDEEKSFDRTKRSGSWRFGSLRKLLPSFSFLGNKS; encoded by the coding sequence atgtATGAGAGCAGATCGGACGATGCTGGACGTGACTCAACTGGATCTGAACCGGCTGTTAGCAATGCCGACGCCCACGGCAGCAGGACGTCCAGACAGGGCAGCGTTGTGGAGCGACTCTCGAGATATGGCATGCAGGTCATGCCCAGTGCCTTTCAGCGTAGGTCGCggctgcagaggcagcaggaggtcactgaCAGCTCCGCACCGGGAGGTCTCCAGACGGAGGCTACGGAGAGAGGCTCGCTCACACCCGCTATGCGCAAAAACTACCTGAAAGAGTTGCTTTTAAACAACCCATCACATAGCGGGTTTAGTAGCGTGCTGTCCTCCTCGCACACGCACAGCGTGTCCTCCGAGCAGGACGCAGACTGGGCTTTGAATCCGATGGAGCACGCGTGGATGCTGTCTGCAGTGGAGGGAAACTATGAAACCATACTGGAGTTCATCTCCGCGGACCCCTATCTGTTAGCTAGGAAGGATTTCATCAGCGGGTACTCGGTCCTGCACTGGTTGGCCAAGAGAGGACAAGACGAGATTCTGCTCAAACTTTTGCGGTACGCAGACAGTGCGGGGATCCCCGTGAATGTGAACCTGCGGGGCAGCGGCGGGCTGACCCCGCTGCACGTCGCCAGCATGCACAGACAGTACATGGTCATCAAACTACTGGTCGGGGCTTTCGGTGCCAACGTCGATGCCATGGACTACAATGGAAAAAGAGCCTGGCAGTATCTGAAGGCAGACGCTCCGCCGGAGATGAAGGAGCTGCTGGGGACCTGGGACGATGAGCACAGCTGCGGATGTGcgcaaaatgcaaacaaaaacgtcaacaacaacatcgcTGGCGAAGTGAACTTGAGCGCACATGATGAGGTCGAtgctggagagacagatgaagagaagTCCTTTGACCGGACTAAGAGGAGTGGCAGCTGGAGGTTTGGGTCTTTAAGGAAGCTGCTACCCTCGTTTTCGTTTCTCGGAAACAAAAGTTGA
- the ndufa1 gene encoding NADH dehydrogenase [ubiquinone] 1 alpha subcomplex subunit 1 — MWYEILPGFAIMTVCLIIPGVATAQIHKFTNGGKEKRIARVPWHWYLMERDKRVSGSGRHFDSKGLENIH, encoded by the exons ATGTGGTATGAAATTCTGCCCGGCTTCGCCATTATGACCGTGTGTCTGATCATTCCTGGCGTCGCCACCGCACAGATCCACAAGTTCACCAACGGAGGGAAG GAAAAGAGAATCGCTCGGGTTCCGTGGCACTGGTATCTGATGGAGAGGGACAAGCGAGTGTCAGGATCAGGACGGCACTTCGACTCCAAG GGACTTGAGAACATCCACTGA
- the pttg1 gene encoding securin, with product MANIIFAERENAHLHPPTLKMRQRLQSAPEKLLKSPMTAKTLNTPLPSGRKAFGAVNKKISTPAVGTQEKKLVKQETKVKHAPHSKVEEYPEIEKFIPYDPLEFEKYSVPEDLVPLSGFALPGLACFPQAPHLCEEDLEQFDPLPNLSPVKMPKCSDYCSELDAFLQTLDELTIELPPESVTD from the exons ATGGCCAACATAATCTTTGCAGAGCGAGAGAATGCACATCTTCATCCACCTACTCTGAAGATGCGACAGCGGCTTCAGTCTGCTCCAG AGAAACTCTTGAAATCTCCTATGACTGCGAAAACCCTCAACACACCTCTGCCATCTGGTCGTAAGGCTTTTGGTGctgtcaacaaaaaaatctcAACCCCTGCTGTCGGCACACAAGAGAAGAAGCTTGTAAAGCAG GAAACTAAAGTCAAACATGCCCCTCACTCCAAAGTGGAGGAATATCCAGAAATTGAGAAGTTCATCCCTTATGACCCACTAG agTTTGAGAAGTACAGCGTGCCTGAAGATTTGGTTCCTCTCAGTGGCTTTGCTCTGCCTGGACTGGCCTGTTTCCCACAAGCTCCACATCTGTGTGAGGAGGACCTGGAACAGTTTGATCCACTCCCAAACCTGTCCCCTGTAAAGATGCCAAAATGTTCAG ATTATTGCTCAGAGCTGGACGCCTTTCTTCAAACACTCGATGAGCTGACCATTGAACTTCCTCCAGAATCTGTCACTGATTGA
- the septin6 gene encoding septin-6 isoform X1 codes for MASTEIARQAGEGARAVPLAGHVGFDSMPDQLVNKSVNHGFCFNILCVGETGLGKSTLMDTLFNTKFEGEPTQHNQPGVTLKSNTYELQESNVRLKLTVVNTVGFGDQINKEDSYKSIVEFIDAQFEAYLQEELKIKRTLHSYHDTRIHACLYFIAPTGHSLKSLDLVTMKKLDSKVNIIPIIAKSDAISKSELAKFKIKITSELVSNGVQIYQFPTDDESVAEINSTMNSHLPFAVVGSTEEVKIGNKMVKARQYPWGTVQVENENHCDFVKLREMLIRVNMEDLREQTHTRHYELYRRCKLEEMGFKDTDPDSKPFSLQETYEAKRNEFMGELQKKEEEMRQMFVQRVKEKEAELKEAEKELHEKFDRLKKLHQDEKKKVEEKKKSLDDELNMFKQKKTAAELLQNQAQQAGGSTTLKRDKERKNNPWLCTE; via the exons ATGGCGTCAACTGAGATAGCGAGGCAAGCG ggTGAAGGTGCTCGTGCTGTCCCTCTGGCAGGCCATGTCGGCTTTGACAGCATGCCTGACCAGCTGGTCAACAAGTCTGTCAACCACGGGTTCTGCTTTAACATCCTCTGTGTTG GCGAGACGGGTCTGGGGAAGTCCACCCTGATGGACACGTTGTTCAACACCAAGTTTGAGGGCGAGCCCACTCAGCACAACCAGCCAGGGGTCACGCTCAAGTCCAACACCTATGAACTCCAGGAGAGTAACGTGCGCCTCAAACTCACTGTCGTCAACACCGTGGGCTTCGGAGACCAGATAAACAAAGAAGACAG CTACAAGTCGATTGTGGAGTTCATTGATGCGCAGTTTGAAGCATATCTACAGGAGGAGCTGAAAATCAAGCGCACGCTACACAGCTACCACGACACCCGCATCCACGCATGCCTGTACTTCATCGCCCCCACGGGACACTCGCTCAAATCCCTGGACTTGGTGACCATGAAGAAACTTGATAGCAAG GTCAATATTATCCCAATCATTGCCAAGTCGGACGCCATCTCCAAGAGCGAGCTGGccaaattcaaaatcaaaatcaccAGTGAGCTGGTCAGCAATGGAGTGCAGATCTACCAGTTCCCCACTGATGACGAGTCCGTGGCAGAGATCAACTCCACCATGAAC AGCCATTTGCCATTTGCCGTGGTGGGGAGCACGGAGGAAGTGAAGATTGGGAACAAGATGGTGAAGGCCCGGCAGTACCCCTGGGGGACGGTGCAGG TGGAAAATGAGAATCACTGTGACTTCGTCAAACTGCGAGAAATGCTGATCAGAGTGAACATGGAGGACCTGCGAGAGCAGACTCACACGCGTCATTATGAGCTCTACCGCCGCTGCAAACTGGAGGAGATGGGCTTTAAGGACACAGACCCTGACAGCAAGCCCTTCAG TCTTCAGGAGACATATGAAGCCAAGAGGAACGAGTTCATGGGTGAGCtgcagaagaaagaagaggagatgaggcAAATGTTCGTCCAACGAGTCAAAGAGAAGGAGGCTGAGCtcaaagaagcagaaaaagag CTGCACGAGAAGTTTGACCGTTTGAAGAAGCTCCACCaggatgagaaaaagaaagtggaggagaagaagaagtccCTGGACGACGAGCTCAACATgttcaaacagaaaaagactGCTGCAGAGCTCTTGCAGAACCAAGCCCAGCAGGCAGGGGGCTCCACCACACTCaagagggacaaagagaggaaaaa TAATCCCTGGCTCTGCACTGAGTAG
- the upf3b gene encoding regulator of nonsense transcripts 3B, producing MKEDKENTRPKDKRVEIRCEDGEKTEKPKEKKEAMTKIVIRRLPPSLTKEELEEQLQPLPEVDYLEFFSNDTSLYPHLFARAYINFKNQEDIVLFRDRFDGYVFIDSRGQEYPAVVEFAPFQKTSKKRSKKKDAKCGTIVEDPEYNKFLEYYNGDEEKLASTPETLLEELEAKSKELVAKKTTPLLDFLKNKQRIREEKKEERRRRELERKRLRDEERRKWREEERRKRKEADKMKRLEKPLEKDKDHVKEEPKIKLLKKPDRGNDADSEKPKEKAKKPEKPNKEDRSMGSADHKRRQNIEIKEDRGRKDEDGRKEFRERGADRDRDREREREKERRQKEKERIRRQDEARRRRRDRQDGENSSRKREEEVKKEKERALEKKKGENTGDSTHSERPEKPARDSKREESGKRERLRNKDRPAIQLYQPGARSRNRTTGGGRGADSNSADRKADTESEKAADKGDD from the exons ATGAAGGAAGACAAGGAAAACACTCGGCCGAAGGACAAAAGAGTGGAAATAAGGTGTGAAGATGGAGAAAAGACGGAGAAGCccaaggaaaagaaagaggccATGACAAAG ATTGTGATCAGACGATTACCACCAAGTCTGACCaaggaagagctggaggagcagtTACAACCTCTCCCAGAGGTGGACTATCTGGAGTTTTTCTCCAACGACACCAG CCTCTACCCTCACCTCTTCGCAAGGGCTTACATAAACTTCAAAAATCAAGAGGATATAGTTCTCTTCAGAGATCGATTTGATGGATATGTGTTCATCGACAGCAGAG gaCAGGAGTATCCCGCCGTCGTGGAGTTTGCACCTTTTCAAAAGACTTCCAAGAAAAGAAGTAAGAAGAAGGATGCAAAATGTGGGACAATTGTTGAAG ATCCTGAATACAATAAGTTCCTTGAATATTACAACGGAGATGAAGAAAAGTTGGCATCAACACCAGAGACCCTGTTAGAAGAGCTTGAGGCAAAATCAAAGGAACTTGTAG CTAAGAAAACAACTCCTCTGCTGGACTTCCTGAAGAATAAACAG AGAATccgggaggaaaaaaaagaagagagaagaaggagggagctTGAACGCAAGCGTCTGCGCGATGAGGAGCGTCGcaagtggagggaggaggagagaaggaagcgCAAAGAGGCAGATAAGATGAAGAGACTTGAGAAGCCGCTGGAGAAAGACAAGGACCATGTTAAAGAAGAACCAAAAATTAAG CTCCTGAAGAAGCCAGACAGAGGTAATGATGCTGATTCTGAGAAGCCCAAAGAAAAGGCCAAGAAACCAGAGAAGCCAAATAAAGAGGACAGATCCATGGGGAGCGCTGACCATAAGAGGCGTCAAAACATTGAAATTAAGGAGGATCGAGGGAGAAA AGACGAAGACGGGCGGAAGGAGTTCAGGGAGCGCGGCGCAGATCGAGACAGAGATCGCGAACGAGAGCGCGAGAAGGAGCGGcggcagaaagagaaggagcgCATCAGGCGACAGGACGAAGCTAGGCGGAGACGGAGAGATCGGCAGGATGGAGAGAACTCGAGCAGGaagcgggaggaggaggttaaaaaagaaaaagagcgcgccttggagaagaagaagggtgAAAACACTGGAGACTCCACTCACTCTGAGAGGCCGGAGAAGCCTGCCAGAGACAGCAAGAGGGAGGAGAGTGGTAAAAGAGAGCGGCTACGAAACAAG GACCGGCCTGCTATTCAGCTGTACCAGCCAGGGGCCAGAAGCCGCAATCGAActacaggaggaggaagaggagccgATTCCAACTCTGCTGACAGGAAGGCAGATACTGAGAGCGAGAAAGCGGCAGACAAAGGAGATGATTGA
- the rpl39 gene encoding large ribosomal subunit protein eL39 produces MSSHKTFRIKRFLAKKQKQNRPIPQWIRMKTGNKIRYNSKRRHWRRTKLGL; encoded by the exons ATG TCGTCCCACAAGACTTTCAGGATCAAGCGCTTCCTCGCcaagaagcagaaacagaacagGCCCATTCCTCAGTGGATCAgaatgaagactggaaacaagatcag GTACAACTCCAAGAGGAGACACTGGAGGAGGACCAAGCTTGGCCTGTAA
- the septin6 gene encoding septin-6 isoform X2: protein MASTEIARQAGEGARAVPLAGHVGFDSMPDQLVNKSVNHGFCFNILCVGETGLGKSTLMDTLFNTKFEGEPTQHNQPGVTLKSNTYELQESNVRLKLTVVNTVGFGDQINKEDSYKSIVEFIDAQFEAYLQEELKIKRTLHSYHDTRIHACLYFIAPTGHSLKSLDLVTMKKLDSKVNIIPIIAKSDAISKSELAKFKIKITSELVSNGVQIYQFPTDDESVAEINSTMNSHLPFAVVGSTEEVKIGNKMVKARQYPWGTVQVENENHCDFVKLREMLIRVNMEDLREQTHTRHYELYRRCKLEEMGFKDTDPDSKPFSLQETYEAKRNEFMGELQKKEEEMRQMFVQRVKEKEAELKEAEKELHEKFDRLKKLHQDEKKKVEEKKKSLDDELNMFKQKKTAAELLQNQAQQAGGSTTLKRDKERKNLGFL from the exons ATGGCGTCAACTGAGATAGCGAGGCAAGCG ggTGAAGGTGCTCGTGCTGTCCCTCTGGCAGGCCATGTCGGCTTTGACAGCATGCCTGACCAGCTGGTCAACAAGTCTGTCAACCACGGGTTCTGCTTTAACATCCTCTGTGTTG GCGAGACGGGTCTGGGGAAGTCCACCCTGATGGACACGTTGTTCAACACCAAGTTTGAGGGCGAGCCCACTCAGCACAACCAGCCAGGGGTCACGCTCAAGTCCAACACCTATGAACTCCAGGAGAGTAACGTGCGCCTCAAACTCACTGTCGTCAACACCGTGGGCTTCGGAGACCAGATAAACAAAGAAGACAG CTACAAGTCGATTGTGGAGTTCATTGATGCGCAGTTTGAAGCATATCTACAGGAGGAGCTGAAAATCAAGCGCACGCTACACAGCTACCACGACACCCGCATCCACGCATGCCTGTACTTCATCGCCCCCACGGGACACTCGCTCAAATCCCTGGACTTGGTGACCATGAAGAAACTTGATAGCAAG GTCAATATTATCCCAATCATTGCCAAGTCGGACGCCATCTCCAAGAGCGAGCTGGccaaattcaaaatcaaaatcaccAGTGAGCTGGTCAGCAATGGAGTGCAGATCTACCAGTTCCCCACTGATGACGAGTCCGTGGCAGAGATCAACTCCACCATGAAC AGCCATTTGCCATTTGCCGTGGTGGGGAGCACGGAGGAAGTGAAGATTGGGAACAAGATGGTGAAGGCCCGGCAGTACCCCTGGGGGACGGTGCAGG TGGAAAATGAGAATCACTGTGACTTCGTCAAACTGCGAGAAATGCTGATCAGAGTGAACATGGAGGACCTGCGAGAGCAGACTCACACGCGTCATTATGAGCTCTACCGCCGCTGCAAACTGGAGGAGATGGGCTTTAAGGACACAGACCCTGACAGCAAGCCCTTCAG TCTTCAGGAGACATATGAAGCCAAGAGGAACGAGTTCATGGGTGAGCtgcagaagaaagaagaggagatgaggcAAATGTTCGTCCAACGAGTCAAAGAGAAGGAGGCTGAGCtcaaagaagcagaaaaagag CTGCACGAGAAGTTTGACCGTTTGAAGAAGCTCCACCaggatgagaaaaagaaagtggaggagaagaagaagtccCTGGACGACGAGCTCAACATgttcaaacagaaaaagactGCTGCAGAGCTCTTGCAGAACCAAGCCCAGCAGGCAGGGGGCTCCACCACACTCaagagggacaaagagaggaaaaa CTTAGGATTCCTGTAG